The nucleotide sequence TGACCTGCATGACCAGGCCCAGACCGAGGCCGAAGACCAGCAGGGACAGCGAGGCCGCGAGTGTCGTCGTGTGCTCGTCCATGCGCGACAGCAGGAACATGCCGACGGCCATCACCGCGGTCCCCAGGACCGGGAACATCTTGTAGCGCCCCCACCGCGTGATCAGCCGGCCGCTGGTGATCGACGCGGTCAGCATGCCGACCATCATCGGCACCAGCCGCAGCCCGGACGCGGTCGGCGACGCGTCGTTGACGACCTGGAAGAACAGCGGCAGGAAGCTCAACGCGCCCAGCATCGCGAAGCCGACGACGAACCCGATCGCCGAGGCGGTACGGAAGATCGGCTGCGCGAACAACCGCAGCGGCAGGACCGGTTCGGCGGCCTTGTGCTCCACGGCGATGAAGCAGCCGAGCAGTACCGCCGCGGCGATCCCGAGACCCCAGATCTGCCCCGACATCCACGGGTACGTCGTCCCGCCGAACGTGGTGAGCAGCACCAGGCACGTGGTCGCGCCGGCCAGCAGCACGATGCCCAGGTAGTCGATCGTCGGGCGCGTGCGGATGTCCCGGGTGTGCAGCGAGGCCGAGGTCACCACCAGCGCGAGGAGGCCGATCGGCAGGTTGATGTAGAAGACCCAGCGCCACGACAGGTGGTCGACGAAGAACCCGCCCAGCAGCGGCCCCGCGATACTCGTCACCCCGAACACCGCGCCGAACAGACCCGTGTACCGGCCGCGTTCGCGCGGCGGCACGACGTCGCCCATGATCGCCTGCGACAGCACGATCAGCCCGCCGCCGCCCAGGCCCTGGAGCGCGCGGAACATGATGAGCTGCGGCATGTTCTGCGCGATGCCGCACAGCACCGACCCGATCAGGAAGATCACGATCGCCGCCTGGTACAGCGTCCGGCGCCCGATCAGGTCGCCGAGCTTGCCCCACAGCGGCGTGCTCACCGTCGACGCGAGCAGGTACGCGGTCACCACCCACGACAGGTGGTTGAGGCCGCCGAGGTCGCCGACGATGGTGGGCAGCGCGGTCGACACGATCGTCTGGTCGAGCGCCGCGACGAACATGCCGAGCATGAGGCCCGTGAAGATCAGCCAGAGCCGCCGGCCCTCGACGCCTTCGGGCGGCGGCTGCGTCGCCTCCGCACCGCCGGGCTCGGCCCCGGCACCGCCTCCGGTGCCGCTCTCGGACTGCGCGTGTCGGCCGCGAGGGGTCATACGTCCTCCTGGGGAGCCGAAGCGGGTCGGCGACCGCGATCGCCGACAACTTGTCAGCTATACCCGGAAAAGGAGAACAAAGCGGGCGGATTTGACGCACGCCGTGAACGTGGCGGTGCCGCGGGTTCCGTGCGGGGTTGGGGTGCGGGGGGTGTGTGGGTGGGGGCGGGTGTCGTGTGTGGCGGTGCCGCGGGTTCCGTGCGGGGTTGGGGTGCGGGGGGTGTGTGGGTGGGGGTGGGTGTCGTGTGTGGCGGTGCCGCGGGTTCCGCGCGGTTGGGGTGCGGGGGGTGTGTGGGTGCGGGTGGGTGTCGTGCGTGGGGGTGCCGCGGGTTCCGTGCGGGGTTGGGGTGCGGGGGTGTGTGGGTGGGGGTGGGTGGGGGTGTGGGTTTTCGGTGTGGGTCTCGTGCGAGGTGGTGCCGCGCGGCTCAGGGGGGACGCGTCATCGGGCGGCGGCTCCGGTCGGAGTCGCGGCGGGCGGGCCCCAGCCTTGCGCACGCGGGCGTGCGTGCCCCCGCCCGCACGGCGAACGGGCGGGCGAGGCTCGTGTCGGCGGCGTTCGGTGGTGCCGCTCGGCGTCCTCGCCCGCCCGTTCGCGGGTCCCGTTCGTCCTACCGTGCGCGCTCGAAGTCGATGGTGCTGTACGCCCGCAGCTTCTCCAGGCGGTGGACGCTGTCGATGTTGCGGATCGTGCCGCTCTTCGACCGCATGACCAGCGACGACGTCAGGGCGGTGCTGGAGCGGTAGCGGACCCCGCGCAGCAGTTCCCCGTCGGTGATGCCGGTCGCGACGAAGAAGACGTTGTCGCCGGAGACCAGGTCGTCCGTCAGCAGCACGCGGTTCAGGTCGTGGCCCGCGTCGATCGCCTTCTGGCGCTCGGCGTCGTCCTTCGGCCACAGGCGGCCCTGGATCACGCCGCCCATGCACTTGATGGCCGCGGCGGCGATGATGCCCTCCGGGGTGCCGCCGATGCCGAGAAGGAGGTCGACGCCGGTGCCGTCCTTGGCGGCCATGATGGCGCCGGCCACGTCGCCGTCGGTGATGAACTTGATCCGCGCGCCCGCCTCGCGGATCTCCTTGACGATCGCGTCGTGGCGCGGCCGGTCCAGGATGCAGACCGTGACGTCCTCGGGGGCGGAGCGCTTGGCCTTCGCGACGCGCCGGATGTTCTCGCCGACGGGTGCGGTGAGGTCGACGACGTCGGCGGCCTCGGGGCCGGTGACGAGCTTTTCCATGTAGAAGACGGCGGACGGGTCGTACATCGAGCCGCGCTCGGCGACCGCCATGACCGCGACGGCGTTGTTCATGCCCTTCGCGGTGAGCGTCGTGCCGTCGACCGGGTCGACCGCGACATCGCATTCGGGGCCGGAGCCGTCGCCGACCCGTTCCCCGTTGAACAGCATCGGCGCGTCGTCTTTCTCGCCTTCGCCGATCACCACGACACCGTTCATCGACACGGTGTGGATGAGCGTGCGCATGGCCTTGACCGCCGCGCCGTCGGCACCGTTCTTGTCACCCCGGCCGACCCAGCGCCCGGCCGCCATCGCGGCGGCCTCGGTGACGCGGACGAGTTCGAGGGCGAGGTTCCGGTCCGGAGCCTCGGGATCGACGACGAGCTGCGGCGGTACGGACTGGTCCGTCATGGTGGCGGGCCTTTCCAGTCGGGGAATCGCATCCGGGACCTTGAGGGTGCCCTGATCCCCGGTGACCGTACTCGTCCTCCTCGGTGCGGGCGGCGGCGCTGTCAGGCAACGCAGCTGACACCAGGACGACGCGGCCCCGGGCCCGGAAGATTCCAACGGGATTGCCCCGATGCTATCGGCACCGACCGGTATCGGCGCAGGTAGGGCCCGACCCGTGCGTCGTTTCGGGGTGTTTGCGGCTGTTCGTCACAGCGCGGTGAGCGTGACGCCCGTCGCCTTGACACCGACCCACACCGGCATCCCCTCGCCGAGGCCCAGTTCCGCCGCGGCGGGCGCGGTGATCTCGGCGACGACGTCGGGACCGTCCGCCCCTTGGACGGAGACCCGCAACCGCGTTCCGGTGCCGGTGACTTCGACGACGTCGCCGCGCCACACGTTGCGCTCGCTGCCCTCGGGCCGCTCGCGGTGCAGGGTCACGTGGTCGGGGTGCACGGTCACCAGCACGGGTCCGTGCGGGACGGCGTCGGCCGCGGTGAGCCGGTGTCCGCCCGCGAGCCGGATGCCCTCTGAACCTCCCTGGCCCGTATAGGCGTTGAGCCCCAGCATGCGGGCCACCCAGGCCGATCGGGGCGCGCGCGTGACCTCGCCCGGAGGAGCGTCCTGGACGACCGCGCCCGCCTCGATCACGAGCATGCGGTCGGCGAGGCTCAGCGCGTCGACGGGGTCGTGCGTGACCATCAGGCACGCGCCGTCGTACGGGCCGAGGTGGCGGCGCAGCGTGTGGCGTACGGCCGTGCGGGTCTCCACGTCGAGCGCGGCCAGCGGCTCGTCGAGCAGCAGCAGGCGCGGCTCGGGCGCGAGCGCGCGGGCGAGGGCGACCCGCTGCTGCTGGCCGCCGGACATCTGGCCGGGACGCCGCCCCGCGAGGTCGGCGAGACCGAGCCGATCGAGCCATTCCCGTGCGGTGTCGTGTGCCTGACGGCGGCTCAGGGCGCCGCCGCGCAATCCGTAGGCGACGTTGCGTGCCGCGGTCAGGTGCGGGAACAGCGCGCCGTCCTGCGGCACGTACCCGATGTGCCGTCGGTGCGGGGGAAGGCCGCTGACGTCCCGGCCGTCGATCGCGACCGCGGCGCGCGCGGGGCCGGGCAGGCCCGCGAGGGCGCGCAGGAGGGTCGACTTCCCCGCGCCGTTCGGGCCCACGACGGCGACGACCTCCCCGGCCGCGACGGTGAGCCGCGCGGTGACAAGGCCTTCCACGCGGGCCGCGAGGGGGGCGGTCACCGCGGCGCCCTCGGTCGCGCCCACGTCGAACGTCGGCCGCGTAGCGAGGTCTTCGCCGGGCCGAGCCATCGGCCGCGGAGGGCCACCAGCACGATCACCGAGACCACGAGCAGCAGGAGGCTCACGGCGACGGCGGTGTCCGGGTCGTCCTGCAGCATCAGGTAGACGGCGAGCGGAAGCGTCTGCGTCTCGCCGGGCAGGTTCCCCGCGAACGTGATCGTGGCCCCGAACTCACCGAGGGCCCGCGCCCACGCCAGCGCCGCACCGGCCGCGAGCCCCGGCGCGATCAGCGGCAGCGTGACCGTCGCGAAGACGCGCAGCGGGCCCGCGCCGAGGGTCGCCGCGGTCTCCTCGTAGCGGCGGTCGAGCCCGGCGATCGCGCCCTCCACCGACAGCACCAGGAACGGCAGCGCGACGAACGCCCCGGCCAGCATCGCCCCCGTCATCGAGAAGGTGAGCCTGATGCCCAGGTCCTCCAGCCAGGGCCCGAGCAGGCCCCGGCGCCCGAACGCGAGCAGCAGCGCGACACCGCCGACGACGGGCGGCAGCACGAGTGGCAGCAGCACCAGCGCGCGCACGAGCGACTTGCCCGGGAACTCGACGCGGGCCAGCAGCCACGCCAGCGGCACGCCGAGCACCAGGCTGATGCCGAGCGCGCCGAACGAGCACTGCAACGAGAGCCGGAGCGCGGTGCGTACGGCCGGATCGCCCAGCCGGTCCGGCAGCGACTCCCACGGCGCGCGCACGAGGAGCCCGACGAGCGGGAGCAGCACGAACGCGAAGCCGAGGAGTGCCGGAAGCCACAGCGGCAGCGGGACGCGCTGCCGCGGGGTGCGCGCGCGGTCGGGACCGGGGAACGCGGCGCGCGCCGGGGCGGCGCTCTTCGTCCCCCGGTCCTGACGCGGCGGGGTCATGGCGCGACGAAGCCGTATTTCGCGAGGACCTGCTGCGCCTCGGGAGTCAGCAGCCACCGCGTGAACGCGTTGGCCGGCCCTTGCTTGCCGCTGTCCTTGATCACCGCGACCGGGTAGGACGCGACGACGTTGAACTGCTCGGGGATCTCGACCGACGTGACGTCCTTGCCCGCCGCGGAGGCGTCCGTGGTGTAGACGATCCCGGCGTCCGCCTCGCCCATGCGCACGCGCGTGACGACGGCCTTGACGTCGGTCTCCTCGGACTTCGGTTTGACGTCGACGCCCGCCTTCGTCAGCGACTCGCGCGCGTAGCGGCCGACCGGGACCGTCGGACCGGCCAGCACCACCGTCAGGTCGCCGCGTGCGAGATCGGCGAGCGACGTGACGTTCTTCGGGTTTCCGGCGGGCACGATGATCGTCAGCCGGTTCGCGGCGAAGACCTGCGGCGCGTTGACCTCGCCGGTCAGCCCGTCCATCGTCTTGGTGTCCGCCGTGGCGATGACATCGGCGGGCGCGCCCTGCTTGACCTGCGCCGCCAGCTCCTGGGAGCCGGCGAACGAGAACTTGACCGTCTGGTCTTTGTGGTTGTTCGTGTAGACCGTCGAGGCCTCGTTGAACGCCTCGGTCAGCGACGCGGCGGCGAGCACGGTGATGGTGGACGGCTCGGCCGCGGCGGGTGCCCCGGCCGACGGCGCGCCGCTCGCGCCCGTCGGCTTGTCGTCCGAATCGTCGTCCCCGCACCCCGCCAACAACAGCAAGGCCGCCGAAACCGCGGCGACAGGCGGTGCCGTACGCCTCAATATCCTCATGGCAGCTCCACAGTGACGCTGGTCGATTTGACCGACGCGACCGCCTCCACACCCGGCACCAGGCCGAGTTCCTCGACGGCCTCGCGGGTCAGGAGCGAGACCACCCGGTGCGGCCCCGCCTGGATCTCCACCTGTGCCGCGACGTCGCCGAGAATCACCTTCGTCACGATGCCCGGGAACGAGTTCCGCGCCGAGGTCGGACGGGGGTTCTCCGGCACACCGGAGCCCGACTCCTCGGCCAGCGCGACCGCGAACGCGGCGAGCGCCGCACCGTCGACCACGCGGTGCCCGTTCTCGTCACGGGCGGTGGGCAGGCGCCCCGAATCCGCCCAGCGGCGGGCGGTGTCCGGGCTCACACCGAGAAGCTGGGCGACCCGGCCGATGCGGTAGACAGGCATGTGCCGGACCGTACCGTACTCTCCCTTGGCGCATGCAAGGGGTGATCGATGGGATACCTCGCACATGCGGGAGCACCGGATTCCTGACGACACCCGCTGCCGAGGCACCCCCGGGCATGGGGGACGATGGTGCGGTGGCAAAGAAGCGTGGGCTCGAAACCGTCCGGGACATGGTGTTCTCGCTCGGGGCCGTCGGCATCGTCGTCGTGCTGCTCCTCCTGTTCGGGCGGCACAGCGAGCAGGACCCGGTCAAGCCGATCGACTACACGCTGAAGTTCCAGCAGGCCAGCCAGGTCGCGCCGTACCCGCTGCTCGCCCCCGAGGGGCTGCCCGAGCGCTGGCGCGCGACGTCCGCCGACTTCGACGGTGTCGACCCCGCTCAGACCACGTGGCACATCGGCTTCATCAACCCGGCCGAGGAGTACGCGGCCGTCGAGCAGACCAACGGCACACCGGACGGCTTCGTCAAGGACAAGGGCAAGAACGGCAAGGCGGCCGGCGTCGTCGACGTCGCCGGCGAGCAGTGGAAGTCGTACGACGGTCCCAAATACCGCTCGCTCGTGCGGGTGGACAACGGCGTGACGACCATGGTCACCGGCACCGCGACCTACCAGGATCTCGCCACGCTCGCGGCGGCGCTGCGCCCGGCGGTTCCTCTGCCCGGGATGGCCCCCGCCGCGCCCGCGGCTTCCTGACCCG is from Yinghuangia sp. ASG 101 and encodes:
- a CDS encoding TOBE domain-containing protein, with product MPVYRIGRVAQLLGVSPDTARRWADSGRLPTARDENGHRVVDGAALAAFAVALAEESGSGVPENPRPTSARNSFPGIVTKVILGDVAAQVEIQAGPHRVVSLLTREAVEELGLVPGVEAVASVKSTSVTVELP
- the glpX gene encoding class II fructose-bisphosphatase — protein: MTDQSVPPQLVVDPEAPDRNLALELVRVTEAAAMAAGRWVGRGDKNGADGAAVKAMRTLIHTVSMNGVVVIGEGEKDDAPMLFNGERVGDGSGPECDVAVDPVDGTTLTAKGMNNAVAVMAVAERGSMYDPSAVFYMEKLVTGPEAADVVDLTAPVGENIRRVAKAKRSAPEDVTVCILDRPRHDAIVKEIREAGARIKFITDGDVAGAIMAAKDGTGVDLLLGIGGTPEGIIAAAAIKCMGGVIQGRLWPKDDAERQKAIDAGHDLNRVLLTDDLVSGDNVFFVATGITDGELLRGVRYRSSTALTSSLVMRSKSGTIRNIDSVHRLEKLRAYSTIDFERAR
- a CDS encoding MFS transporter; the encoded protein is MTPRGRHAQSESGTGGGAGAEPGGAEATQPPPEGVEGRRLWLIFTGLMLGMFVAALDQTIVSTALPTIVGDLGGLNHLSWVVTAYLLASTVSTPLWGKLGDLIGRRTLYQAAIVIFLIGSVLCGIAQNMPQLIMFRALQGLGGGGLIVLSQAIMGDVVPPRERGRYTGLFGAVFGVTSIAGPLLGGFFVDHLSWRWVFYINLPIGLLALVVTSASLHTRDIRTRPTIDYLGIVLLAGATTCLVLLTTFGGTTYPWMSGQIWGLGIAAAVLLGCFIAVEHKAAEPVLPLRLFAQPIFRTASAIGFVVGFAMLGALSFLPLFFQVVNDASPTASGLRLVPMMVGMLTASITSGRLITRWGRYKMFPVLGTAVMAVGMFLLSRMDEHTTTLAASLSLLVFGLGLGLVMQVIVLAVQNSVDYRDLGVATSGATFFRSIGGSFGTAIFGSIFNTQLREQLDKLGPTGLQLPPGVDPETVASSPDALHRLPPATHDGFVHAYAQALQTVFLVASAVVVVGFLLSLLLREIPLRKSTDTPDPFDSIQTTARSSVQEIERAMGLLVHRENGWARYERMIGRAEVDISVPCAFGLVQLARYGPVTDTALAGRIHEPIASVRKYADQLVDAGHAETDAEGRLVLTASGQRIVERLIEARRALLAEVIADLSPEQHAELTEMLGKLARLTTDCPHDRLVREGARRGA
- the modA gene encoding molybdate ABC transporter substrate-binding protein translates to MRILRRTAPPVAAVSAALLLLAGCGDDDSDDKPTGASGAPSAGAPAAAEPSTITVLAAASLTEAFNEASTVYTNNHKDQTVKFSFAGSQELAAQVKQGAPADVIATADTKTMDGLTGEVNAPQVFAANRLTIIVPAGNPKNVTSLADLARGDLTVVLAGPTVPVGRYARESLTKAGVDVKPKSEETDVKAVVTRVRMGEADAGIVYTTDASAAGKDVTSVEIPEQFNVVASYPVAVIKDSGKQGPANAFTRWLLTPEAQQVLAKYGFVAP
- a CDS encoding DUF4245 domain-containing protein gives rise to the protein MAKKRGLETVRDMVFSLGAVGIVVVLLLLFGRHSEQDPVKPIDYTLKFQQASQVAPYPLLAPEGLPERWRATSADFDGVDPAQTTWHIGFINPAEEYAAVEQTNGTPDGFVKDKGKNGKAAGVVDVAGEQWKSYDGPKYRSLVRVDNGVTTMVTGTATYQDLATLAAALRPAVPLPGMAPAAPAAS